One window of Candidatus Anaeroferrophillus wilburensis genomic DNA carries:
- the rpsF gene encoding 30S ribosomal protein S6: MVQEVRKYELLYIHPGALDEEGVKKVEDRLAEIIEQYGARIFYREDWGVQKLAYRVKKHEEGRYILLRFSGTVDCLRELERRIKIMDEVIKFITVRLDDDFDESTGRRPTAQGAADESAAEETAQSDADVNEEEDAEQED; this comes from the coding sequence ATGGTTCAGGAAGTGAGAAAGTATGAACTCCTCTATATTCATCCGGGAGCTTTGGATGAAGAAGGAGTCAAAAAGGTTGAGGATCGGCTGGCGGAGATCATCGAGCAGTATGGCGCCCGGATTTTCTACCGTGAGGACTGGGGGGTGCAGAAACTGGCCTACCGGGTAAAAAAGCATGAGGAAGGGCGCTATATTCTGCTGCGTTTTTCCGGGACGGTGGACTGCCTGCGGGAGTTGGAGCGGCGCATCAAAATCATGGATGAGGTGATCAAGTTCATTACCGTTCGTCTGGATGATGACTTTGATGAAAGCACAGGTCGGCGCCCCACTGCCCAGGGTGCAGCTGATGAGTCGGCTGCTGAAGAAACAGCGCAGTCTGATGCTGATGTGAATGAAGAAGAGGATGCTGAGCAGGAAGACTAG
- a CDS encoding flagellar biosynthesis protein FlgC, giving the protein MVRGIPASLTAIHAVAERFNRSAKNIANLNTDGYKADRVTFAEGPVEGTVQATISVDKSAGPVRAEQTEEGFELVEMSNVDLAKEMVTMMVDKRSIEANLAALKTADELLGTIIDIKS; this is encoded by the coding sequence ATGGTTAGAGGCATACCAGCGTCGTTAACTGCCATACATGCGGTGGCCGAGCGTTTTAACCGGTCAGCAAAAAATATTGCCAACCTGAATACCGATGGTTACAAGGCTGATCGGGTGACCTTCGCTGAGGGTCCGGTTGAGGGTACGGTCCAAGCCACTATTTCTGTTGATAAGTCTGCCGGGCCGGTGCGGGCCGAACAGACGGAAGAGGGCTTTGAATTGGTGGAAATGTCCAATGTTGATCTGGCCAAAGAGATGGTGACCATGATGGTTGATAAACGAAGTATCGAAGCGAATCTGGCCGCCTTGAAAACAGCAGATGAGTTGTTGGGGACGATCATCGATATCAAAAGCTGA
- the fusA gene encoding elongation factor G, whose protein sequence is MKAYQSEDIRNVAIVAHGGAGKTTLAEAMLFTAKTTDRLGSVDQGTSVLDYDPEEIKRNITISSAFHHCDWQGKHINIIDTPGYANFIVDTRSCMRIAGGAILIVSAISGVKVQTEAVWKYAEEFELPKLAFISKLDRERANFFRAIDEMENTFKCNTAVLQLPIGIEDSFSGVVDLIKLKAYRYAADQSGSFEVIDIPGEMQDEVMAEREKMIERVVEADDDLIEKYLGGEEITEEDIFAALHEGTQTGKFVPVVCGSALKNIGISQLLDILPVCLPSPVERGEVRGSDPKTGEDLIRQAAADQPFSGLVFKTISDPFTGKLSLFRVYSGTLTSDSTCLNINKQKKERIGQLLMMEGAKQRPIEKCIPGDIVAVAKLKETITWDTLCDEKATIQYAGVEIPAPVISFSLQPKSKGDEEKLTTALHRLQDEDPTIQINRDAQTKELVISGMGQVHVEVTVAKLKRKFGVEVEMKEPKVPYKETIRTSIKVQGKYKKQSGGKGQYGDTWLEISPLPRGGGFEFADNIVGGVVPRQYIPAVEKGILEAMAEGVVAGYPVQDIKVSLYDGSYHSVDSSEMAFKIAGSMGFKKGVKDAKPVLLEPIMEMEITAPNDYMGDIIGDLNSRRGKVNGVEPMANSQLIKASVPMAEVLKYAPDLRSLTGGRGMFTMEFSHYEEVPAHLAEKIIQEAAAERENG, encoded by the coding sequence ATGAAAGCCTATCAATCTGAGGACATCCGAAACGTAGCCATCGTTGCCCACGGCGGAGCCGGAAAAACCACCCTGGCCGAAGCCATGCTGTTCACTGCCAAAACCACCGACCGATTGGGAAGTGTGGACCAGGGAACCTCGGTCCTTGATTATGATCCTGAAGAGATCAAGCGCAACATTACCATTTCCTCTGCTTTCCACCACTGTGACTGGCAGGGGAAGCATATCAATATCATCGACACCCCCGGTTATGCCAATTTTATCGTTGACACCAGATCCTGCATGCGCATCGCCGGCGGTGCCATTCTGATCGTCAGCGCCATTTCCGGCGTCAAAGTCCAAACGGAAGCGGTCTGGAAATATGCCGAGGAATTTGAACTGCCAAAATTGGCATTCATCAGCAAACTTGACCGGGAAAGGGCAAATTTTTTCCGCGCTATTGACGAAATGGAAAACACGTTCAAATGCAACACGGCGGTTCTTCAGCTGCCCATCGGCATTGAAGATTCATTCTCTGGAGTTGTTGACCTGATCAAGCTCAAAGCATATCGTTATGCGGCTGACCAGAGCGGTTCTTTCGAAGTTATCGACATCCCGGGAGAAATGCAGGATGAAGTGATGGCTGAACGGGAAAAGATGATTGAACGGGTGGTGGAAGCCGATGATGACCTGATTGAGAAATATCTTGGCGGTGAGGAGATCACTGAAGAAGATATTTTTGCCGCTCTCCATGAAGGGACCCAGACCGGCAAGTTTGTTCCGGTCGTCTGTGGCTCAGCCCTGAAAAACATCGGCATTTCCCAGCTGCTGGACATTCTTCCGGTCTGTCTCCCCTCGCCGGTGGAACGGGGTGAAGTCCGGGGTAGCGATCCCAAGACCGGCGAGGACCTAATCCGCCAGGCAGCTGCCGACCAACCTTTTTCAGGGTTGGTCTTCAAAACCATTTCCGATCCTTTTACAGGAAAACTTTCTCTTTTCAGGGTCTATTCGGGAACACTCACCTCAGACTCCACCTGTCTGAACATCAACAAACAGAAGAAGGAACGCATCGGTCAGCTCCTGATGATGGAAGGTGCTAAACAACGGCCCATAGAAAAGTGCATCCCCGGGGACATTGTTGCGGTTGCCAAGCTCAAGGAAACCATTACCTGGGACACCCTGTGCGATGAAAAAGCCACCATCCAATATGCCGGGGTGGAGATCCCTGCCCCGGTCATCTCGTTTTCGCTGCAGCCCAAGTCGAAGGGGGATGAAGAGAAGCTGACCACCGCTCTCCACCGGCTGCAGGATGAGGATCCCACCATTCAGATCAACCGTGACGCCCAAACCAAAGAACTGGTCATCTCGGGCATGGGCCAGGTCCATGTGGAAGTGACCGTTGCCAAGCTAAAACGGAAGTTTGGCGTCGAGGTGGAAATGAAGGAACCAAAAGTTCCCTACAAGGAAACCATCCGCACTTCCATCAAAGTCCAAGGTAAATACAAGAAACAATCCGGCGGCAAGGGACAATATGGCGACACCTGGCTGGAGATAAGCCCCCTGCCACGGGGCGGCGGTTTTGAGTTCGCCGATAATATTGTCGGCGGTGTTGTTCCCCGCCAGTACATTCCGGCGGTGGAAAAGGGCATTCTGGAAGCCATGGCCGAAGGGGTAGTGGCCGGATACCCGGTTCAGGACATCAAAGTATCACTCTATGACGGCTCCTACCATTCGGTTGATTCCTCCGAAATGGCCTTCAAAATTGCTGGCTCCATGGGTTTCAAGAAGGGGGTCAAGGATGCCAAGCCGGTCCTGCTGGAACCGATCATGGAGATGGAAATAACCGCTCCGAACGACTATATGGGTGATATCATTGGTGATCTTAACAGCCGACGCGGCAAGGTCAACGGTGTTGAACCAATGGCCAACAGCCAGCTGATCAAGGCCAGCGTACCCATGGCAGAAGTTCTTAAATACGCCCCTGATCTGCGTTCCTTAACCGGCGGTCGAGGTATGTTTACCATGGAGTTTTCCCACTACGAAGAAGTTCCGGCTCACCTGGCGGAAAAAATCATCCAGGAAGCAGCGGCGGAACGGGAAAACGGTTGA
- a CDS encoding YdcF family protein: MSTKNQNTRMLCMLLSLFLFFLAADLLLWPFLRYSQVTPPQLSLSTGSHNDAIVVLAGRGGRLKTGFSLWQQGIAPYLLIIGANPRTTAKDILTLYAHELEGHTTPQTDYLLLESQSHNTLTNIVALREIINDKNFHSLIIVTSPFHLKRVYHLCRKLLPKHIEIVFHPAPTTAPELGDNSRATPLPLAIKEFIKYINALLQLPRT, encoded by the coding sequence TTGTCGACCAAGAATCAGAACACCCGCATGCTCTGCATGTTGCTCTCATTATTTCTCTTTTTTCTGGCTGCAGACCTGCTGCTCTGGCCCTTTCTGCGCTACAGTCAGGTCACCCCTCCCCAGCTTTCACTGTCAACCGGCAGTCACAATGATGCCATTGTCGTCCTAGCCGGCCGGGGGGGGAGACTGAAAACAGGATTTTCTCTCTGGCAACAGGGCATAGCACCTTATCTGTTGATCATTGGCGCCAATCCCCGCACCACAGCCAAGGACATCCTCACCCTCTATGCTCATGAACTGGAAGGGCACACTACTCCGCAAACAGATTATTTACTCCTTGAGAGTCAATCCCATAACACCCTCACCAATATTGTTGCTCTGCGGGAGATCATTAATGACAAAAACTTTCATTCCCTGATCATCGTCACCTCACCCTTTCATCTGAAAAGGGTCTATCATCTGTGCCGCAAACTACTCCCCAAACATATAGAGATTGTTTTTCACCCTGCCCCCACCACCGCTCCGGAGCTGGGTGACAACAGCAGAGCCACACCACTCCCGCTGGCCATTAAAGAATTCATCAAATATATAAACGCCCTGCTTCAGCTACCGCGAACCTGA
- a CDS encoding EVE domain-containing protein, producing the protein MRYWLMKSEPSAYSIEDLARDARTSWDGVRNYQVRNFMRDEMEVGDPVLFYHSNMTPPAVVGLARVCRSAYPDHTAWDPDDIHYDPRSTPEKPLWMMVDIEFVERFPHPVSLPRLRQVPELEDMLVLRKGVRLSVQPVEEYHFLIVEQLGRTGEGK; encoded by the coding sequence ATGCGCTATTGGTTGATGAAAAGCGAACCCAGTGCCTATTCCATCGAAGATCTGGCTCGGGATGCTAGGACTTCGTGGGATGGAGTGCGTAATTATCAGGTCCGCAATTTCATGCGTGATGAGATGGAAGTCGGTGATCCGGTACTTTTTTATCACTCAAATATGACGCCGCCGGCAGTGGTTGGTCTTGCCAGAGTGTGCCGTTCAGCCTATCCGGACCATACGGCTTGGGATCCCGATGATATCCATTATGATCCCCGTTCAACTCCTGAGAAGCCGCTGTGGATGATGGTTGATATCGAATTTGTCGAACGTTTTCCCCATCCTGTTTCTCTTCCCAGGTTACGGCAGGTGCCGGAACTGGAGGACATGCTTGTGCTGCGCAAGGGTGTACGCCTTTCAGTCCAGCCGGTGGAGGAGTATCATTTCCTGATAGTTGAGCAGTTGGGGAGAACAGGTGAAGGGAAATAG
- a CDS encoding 50S ribosomal protein L28 has protein sequence MSKVCDICGKKPQVGNNVSHANNRSKKTWYPNLQSVNAVIKGQHKKVTVCTRCIRSGAVKKG, from the coding sequence ATGTCCAAGGTTTGTGATATTTGCGGTAAAAAACCTCAGGTTGGCAACAATGTCAGCCATGCTAACAACAGAAGCAAGAAAACCTGGTACCCGAACTTGCAGAGTGTCAACGCGGTTATCAAGGGACAGCATAAAAAAGTTACCGTCTGTACCCGCTGTATCCGCTCCGGGGCGGTCAAGAAAGGTTGA
- a CDS encoding bifunctional (p)ppGpp synthetase/guanosine-3',5'-bis(diphosphate) 3'-pyrophosphohydrolase, whose protein sequence is MIRLNDILDKVSAYNPTADLNTIRKAYVYTALAHKGQVRLSGEPYLIHPLEVADIIADLKMDVASITAGLLHDTLEDTLTSVEELSARFGEEITTLVAGLTKISKISFKTSEEHQAENFRKMILAMVKDIRVLIIKLADRLHNMRTLEFQKPERQQHIAQETLDIYAPLANRLGIAWIKQELEDLSLRYLKPVIYAELEKKIAAKKEESREYIHKVITIIERNLHHHKIDGKVSGRLKHLYSIYQKMVHQNIGFDQIYDILAFRITVTSVRDCYAVLGIIHSLWVPVPGRFKDYIAMPKTNMYQSLHTTVIGPDGEHIEFQTRTEEMHRIAEMGIAAHWQYKEGYKLAEQERAQLDWLRQMIEWQGEVSSAGEFLESVKVDLFSDSVYVFTPQGEVIELAKGSTPVDFAYSIHSNIGDHCTGAKVSGKMVTLKYELKTGQVVEIITSKKQHPNKDWLHFVKTSKARTKIRHWIKKEEERRSIELGKELCEREFSRHKLSFSKELKQGNLQEIPAKFSLNTTDTLIAAVGRGKISALQLLYKLYPELRKKPQQEKKKETAGSSAKKKRRSSQGIVIKDIDDVLVRFAKCCNPLPGDRVIGFITRGRGVTIHRPDCKHVLKSDPERQIEVSWDLKQQATHRIKIRVLCEDRKGMLAELSAAISSEEANITDVRVTTNIDRHAVIVFETGVTDLKHLRKVIGSVEQVKGVIEVHRLN, encoded by the coding sequence ATGATCCGTCTTAATGACATTCTGGATAAGGTAAGCGCCTACAATCCTACAGCTGACCTCAACACCATTCGCAAAGCCTATGTTTATACCGCTCTGGCTCACAAGGGACAGGTACGCCTCTCCGGTGAGCCCTATTTGATCCACCCCCTCGAAGTTGCCGATATCATTGCTGACCTTAAAATGGACGTGGCCAGCATTACTGCCGGCCTGCTCCATGACACCCTGGAAGACACTCTCACCTCCGTTGAAGAACTGTCAGCACGATTTGGCGAGGAAATTACCACCCTGGTGGCCGGCCTGACTAAAATCAGCAAGATCAGCTTTAAAACCTCCGAAGAACACCAAGCGGAAAATTTCCGTAAAATGATCCTGGCGATGGTCAAGGATATCAGGGTGCTGATTATCAAACTTGCGGACCGGTTGCACAATATGCGGACCCTGGAGTTTCAGAAACCGGAAAGACAGCAGCATATCGCCCAGGAGACCTTGGACATCTATGCGCCGCTGGCAAACCGGCTGGGTATCGCCTGGATCAAACAGGAGCTTGAAGACCTGTCGCTGCGCTATCTGAAGCCGGTAATTTATGCTGAGCTGGAAAAGAAGATCGCTGCCAAAAAGGAAGAAAGCCGGGAATACATCCACAAGGTTATCACCATCATCGAGCGGAACCTGCACCATCACAAGATCGATGGCAAGGTCAGCGGCCGTTTGAAACATCTCTACAGCATCTACCAGAAAATGGTTCACCAGAACATCGGTTTTGACCAGATCTACGATATTCTCGCTTTCCGGATCACGGTCACCTCGGTACGGGACTGTTATGCCGTCCTCGGCATTATCCATTCGCTCTGGGTTCCGGTTCCCGGCCGCTTCAAAGACTATATCGCTATGCCGAAAACCAATATGTACCAATCACTGCACACCACGGTTATCGGCCCTGATGGCGAACATATTGAGTTTCAAACCCGGACTGAAGAGATGCACCGGATTGCTGAAATGGGGATTGCCGCCCATTGGCAGTATAAGGAAGGATATAAGCTGGCTGAGCAGGAAAGGGCACAGCTGGACTGGCTGCGCCAGATGATTGAATGGCAGGGGGAGGTCAGCAGCGCGGGAGAATTTCTTGAGTCGGTCAAGGTGGATCTGTTCTCCGATTCAGTCTATGTATTCACCCCTCAGGGAGAGGTGATAGAGCTGGCTAAAGGCTCAACCCCGGTGGATTTCGCCTACAGCATCCATAGCAATATTGGTGATCACTGTACCGGCGCCAAGGTGTCGGGAAAGATGGTAACGCTCAAATATGAGCTTAAAACCGGCCAGGTGGTGGAGATCATCACCTCAAAGAAGCAGCATCCCAATAAAGACTGGCTGCACTTTGTTAAAACAAGTAAGGCGCGCACCAAGATTCGCCACTGGATCAAAAAAGAGGAAGAGCGCCGCAGCATTGAACTGGGCAAGGAGTTGTGCGAGCGGGAGTTTTCACGCCACAAACTCTCCTTTTCCAAAGAATTAAAACAGGGGAACCTTCAAGAAATACCAGCCAAGTTTTCCCTTAACACCACCGATACGCTTATCGCCGCGGTTGGCCGCGGGAAAATATCAGCCCTGCAGCTCCTCTACAAACTCTACCCGGAACTGAGAAAAAAACCCCAGCAGGAAAAGAAAAAAGAAACGGCTGGAAGTTCAGCAAAGAAAAAGCGGCGCAGCAGCCAGGGCATCGTTATCAAAGATATTGACGACGTTCTGGTTCGTTTTGCCAAATGCTGCAACCCCCTGCCGGGAGACAGGGTCATTGGTTTCATCACCAGAGGACGAGGCGTAACGATTCACCGCCCCGACTGCAAGCACGTCCTGAAAAGCGACCCCGAACGCCAGATTGAGGTGAGTTGGGACCTGAAACAACAGGCAACCCACCGGATCAAAATTAGAGTTTTGTGCGAGGATCGAAAGGGAATGCTGGCGGAACTGAGTGCCGCCATCAGCAGTGAAGAAGCCAATATCACCGATGTCAGGGTAACCACCAACATCGATCGGCATGCAGTCATTGTTTTTGAAACCGGGGTCACCGACTTAAAACACTTGCGGAAAGTTATCGGCAGCGTGGAACAGGTGAAAGGGGTTATTGAAGTTCACCGCCTCAATTAA
- a CDS encoding 3-hydroxyacyl-CoA dehydrogenase family protein, with translation MGDFYDKEEFMKEIATVGVVGFGVMGAAIGLNAAMAGYRVLFKELNDELVKAMYEKGVAKPLSKRVAKGKMSQEEMDQIAGRITGTSSYDDLAVCDLVIEAAVEKMDLKIQVFADLAAACPEDTILVSNTSTFLIEKLMEKVSNPSRAAGLHYFFPANVNRLVEVIRHPQTSDETYEALMAFARQNRKVPITVRDFPGFAINPVFIAVYLVLDSFYGDQYNAVTLEQLSQEALGVKFGIMWVQNGTGLGTCYHAGASMVDYLGDSDIGYPQVPQSLKAKFEANELWDLEQGEVLADETARRQVIDRLLGAIFAISTHLVEKEVVSLADLELGITTSLAWPKGPFAMMNDLGMAEAQRLVNVSVAAGDFKLPQKFAAGDSVPWQL, from the coding sequence ATGGGTGATTTTTATGACAAGGAGGAGTTCATGAAAGAGATTGCTACAGTCGGAGTTGTCGGGTTCGGTGTCATGGGGGCGGCCATTGGTTTGAACGCGGCGATGGCCGGTTACCGGGTATTGTTCAAAGAGTTGAACGATGAACTGGTTAAGGCCATGTATGAAAAAGGGGTTGCAAAGCCTTTGAGCAAGAGAGTTGCCAAAGGGAAGATGAGCCAGGAAGAGATGGATCAGATTGCCGGCAGGATCACCGGAACCAGCAGTTATGATGATCTGGCCGTGTGTGATCTGGTGATTGAGGCGGCAGTAGAGAAAATGGATCTGAAAATTCAGGTTTTTGCCGACCTGGCGGCTGCCTGTCCGGAAGATACCATTCTGGTGAGTAATACCTCCACGTTTCTGATTGAAAAATTGATGGAGAAGGTCTCCAATCCCAGTCGAGCCGCCGGTCTGCATTACTTTTTTCCGGCAAATGTTAACCGCCTGGTGGAAGTTATTCGCCATCCGCAGACCAGTGATGAAACCTATGAGGCACTGATGGCGTTTGCCCGACAGAACCGGAAAGTTCCGATTACGGTCAGGGATTTCCCCGGTTTTGCCATCAACCCGGTCTTTATCGCCGTTTATCTGGTGCTCGATTCCTTTTATGGTGACCAGTACAATGCCGTGACCCTGGAGCAGCTGTCCCAGGAAGCCCTGGGGGTCAAATTCGGTATCATGTGGGTGCAGAACGGTACCGGCCTGGGGACCTGTTATCATGCCGGTGCCTCCATGGTTGATTATCTGGGCGATTCCGATATCGGTTATCCCCAGGTGCCGCAGTCATTGAAAGCCAAATTTGAAGCCAATGAACTCTGGGATCTGGAGCAGGGTGAGGTGTTGGCCGATGAGACTGCCCGCCGCCAGGTTATTGACCGCCTGCTGGGGGCGATCTTTGCCATCTCCACCCATCTGGTGGAGAAAGAAGTGGTCAGTCTGGCTGATCTGGAGCTGGGGATTACCACCTCTCTGGCCTGGCCCAAAGGTCCCTTTGCCATGATGAATGACCTGGGGATGGCGGAAGCGCAACGGTTGGTGAATGTTTCCGTGGCGGCCGGTGATTTCAAGCTGCCGCAAAAGTTTGCTGCCGGGGATAGTGTTCCCTGGCAACTATAG
- a CDS encoding SPOR domain-containing protein, which produces MAKKRKGNFLESVLRYEIILALFTLIGVYYFLSFSPIRMPRHTISSATHQLQLEPATPTPGNTTSTDLPTTATNSTPPTDDGLEQPETAAADLPDVPPLPAGQVAASTMLSPPPAAGKDQLPPAENSGSTPTATTPPPAEIVAEKLPPAVAAKPTTPRQPPAVVPTDSKLLPTLTTSYVIQAGIFIFQDSLDHCRQILDSHGYTTFVTTGKKAVPMHRVFLGPFTDREKARKMASLVKQWGDNPFISQRGKALYVNIGSFYYRSAADARIAQYHDRGLTPQVFREPVPIPHHTLLVNGFRFGHFPHDTLQAIRQLGIPDAFVRNWQP; this is translated from the coding sequence ATGGCAAAAAAGCGAAAGGGGAACTTCCTCGAATCGGTGCTCCGGTATGAGATCATTCTCGCCCTGTTCACCTTGATCGGGGTCTATTATTTCCTGTCCTTTTCCCCCATTCGCATGCCCAGGCACACCATCAGTTCAGCAACCCACCAGTTACAACTGGAACCGGCGACACCCACACCCGGAAACACCACCTCTACGGATCTCCCTACGACAGCAACCAATTCCACTCCTCCCACCGATGATGGGTTGGAGCAACCGGAAACAGCAGCCGCTGACTTGCCCGACGTGCCGCCATTGCCCGCCGGACAGGTCGCCGCCAGCACCATGCTTTCACCGCCTCCGGCGGCAGGAAAAGACCAGCTGCCACCAGCAGAAAATTCTGGTTCTACACCCACAGCAACAACACCACCACCGGCTGAAATAGTTGCAGAAAAACTGCCGCCGGCAGTGGCAGCCAAGCCGACAACCCCGAGACAACCGCCGGCAGTTGTCCCGACGGACAGCAAACTCCTGCCAACCCTGACGACATCATACGTCATTCAAGCCGGTATTTTTATTTTTCAGGACAGTCTCGACCACTGCCGGCAGATTCTGGACAGTCATGGTTACACAACCTTTGTGACCACCGGGAAAAAAGCCGTTCCCATGCACCGGGTTTTTCTTGGCCCATTCACCGACCGGGAAAAAGCCCGGAAGATGGCCAGCTTGGTAAAGCAATGGGGTGACAACCCCTTTATCAGCCAGCGGGGCAAGGCCCTGTATGTTAATATTGGTTCCTTCTATTACCGTTCAGCAGCCGATGCCCGGATAGCACAATACCATGACAGGGGACTGACCCCCCAGGTATTCAGGGAACCGGTACCAATTCCTCACCACACTCTGCTGGTTAACGGATTTCGCTTTGGCCATTTCCCCCATGATACGCTGCAGGCTATTCGCCAGCTTGGCATCCCCGACGCCTTTGTCCGCAACTGGCAGCCGTAG
- a CDS encoding single-stranded DNA-binding protein, whose translation MAGVNKVILVGRLGGDPEMKYGSSGSPFTTFTLATSENWTKDGKKEERTEWHRIVVFGKLAEICAQYLNKGKQIYLEGKLQTRAWEDKEGNKRWTTEIVGNTMQMLGSAGDASAGSAGERGSSYGGGMPPAPPSNEDDIPF comes from the coding sequence ATGGCAGGCGTGAATAAAGTTATTCTGGTAGGCCGCTTGGGAGGCGACCCGGAAATGAAATATGGCAGCAGTGGTTCACCATTCACCACCTTCACCCTTGCCACCAGTGAAAACTGGACGAAGGACGGGAAAAAAGAGGAGCGGACGGAATGGCACCGGATCGTTGTTTTCGGTAAACTGGCTGAAATCTGCGCCCAATACCTGAACAAGGGGAAGCAGATCTACCTGGAGGGAAAACTGCAGACCCGCGCCTGGGAAGACAAGGAGGGGAACAAACGGTGGACTACGGAGATCGTCGGCAACACCATGCAGATGTTGGGTAGTGCCGGCGACGCATCAGCTGGAAGCGCTGGTGAGAGGGGCTCCTCATACGGTGGCGGCATGCCCCCTGCACCGCCAAGCAATGAAGACGATATCCCGTTTTAA
- a CDS encoding 30S ribosomal protein S18, whose protein sequence is MSFQRREKSDGRPRRRRTFVSRRKYCRFCADSSIVIDYKDVRLLRYYISEKGKIVPKRISGTCSSHQRELTIAIKRARNIALLPFAQATV, encoded by the coding sequence ATGAGTTTTCAACGTCGAGAAAAATCAGATGGCCGACCCCGGCGCCGCCGGACCTTTGTGAGCCGAAGAAAATATTGTCGTTTTTGCGCTGATAGTTCCATTGTCATAGATTACAAGGATGTTCGCCTGCTCCGCTACTATATTTCAGAAAAGGGCAAAATTGTTCCCAAGCGGATTTCTGGTACCTGTTCCAGCCATCAGCGGGAACTGACTATTGCCATTAAGAGGGCGCGGAATATTGCTCTGCTGCCTTTTGCCCAGGCAACGGTTTAG
- a CDS encoding DUF362 domain-containing protein — MAATVYIADLRTTVRENLFAKIRRLLEKLELASSVKKNTMTAVKIHFGEEGNAAFIRPIFVRPVVEMVRELGGKPFVTDSNTLYVGSRSDAVSHLQTAARHGFTPTVLDAPVIIADGLRGNSAATVAIGQRHCKTAKIALEIAHAEAMVVMSHFKGHELPGFGGALKNLGMGCSSREGKLQQHSNISPKVARRKCVGCGECVRFCPAAAISLSDDKAGIDPARCIGCGECIVVCPQQAIAIRWNETIPVFQEKMVEYAYAACEGKRDKVLFLNFVIQVSPACDCYAHNDQPIVPDIGILASRDPVALDQACADLVNEAPGMQGSALGEHTAAGTDKFKVLYPEVDWQAQLQYAETIGLGTRAYVLERL, encoded by the coding sequence ATGGCTGCAACGGTATATATTGCTGATCTTCGGACAACGGTGCGGGAAAACCTTTTTGCTAAAATAAGGCGGCTGCTGGAAAAGTTGGAGCTGGCCAGCAGCGTCAAAAAAAATACCATGACTGCGGTCAAAATTCATTTTGGCGAGGAGGGGAATGCCGCTTTTATCCGGCCGATTTTTGTCCGTCCGGTCGTCGAGATGGTCAGGGAATTGGGGGGGAAGCCGTTTGTTACCGACAGTAATACCCTCTATGTGGGCTCCCGTAGTGATGCGGTTTCCCATCTCCAGACTGCTGCCCGACATGGATTTACGCCAACGGTTCTGGATGCCCCGGTTATTATCGCCGATGGATTGCGTGGCAACAGTGCCGCAACGGTAGCTATTGGTCAGCGGCATTGTAAGACGGCAAAGATCGCTCTTGAAATTGCCCATGCCGAGGCGATGGTGGTCATGAGTCATTTCAAAGGGCACGAACTTCCAGGTTTCGGCGGTGCTTTGAAGAACCTTGGTATGGGGTGCTCCAGCCGGGAGGGCAAACTGCAGCAGCATTCCAATATCAGCCCCAAGGTTGCCCGACGCAAATGTGTCGGTTGTGGGGAATGTGTCCGTTTTTGCCCAGCTGCGGCCATCAGCCTCAGTGATGACAAGGCCGGGATCGACCCTGCTCGCTGTATCGGTTGTGGGGAATGTATTGTCGTTTGTCCGCAGCAGGCGATTGCTATCCGATGGAATGAGACCATTCCGGTATTCCAGGAAAAAATGGTCGAATATGCCTATGCTGCCTGTGAAGGCAAGCGGGACAAGGTGCTGTTTCTCAATTTTGTCATCCAGGTAAGCCCAGCTTGCGACTGTTATGCTCATAATGATCAACCCATTGTGCCAGATATCGGTATTCTGGCATCACGCGATCCGGTGGCGTTGGATCAGGCGTGTGCTGATCTGGTGAACGAAGCCCCCGGGATGCAGGGGTCTGCCTTGGGTGAGCACACCGCTGCTGGAACTGACAAGTTCAAGGTTCTTTATCCCGAGGTGGACTGGCAGGCTCAACTCCAGTATGCCGAAACCATTGGTCTGGGAACCAGGGCGTATGTTCTGGAGCGCCTGTAA